A portion of the Pseudoalteromonas luteoviolacea genome contains these proteins:
- a CDS encoding metalloregulator ArsR/SmtB family transcription factor: protein MKVLFLCTENSARSLMAEVLLKHHGKDQYDVYSAGTNPSCADPRTLAAIEHFGLNNQGLASKHVDEFANMHFDYVITLCASATKECDGRVNGINCFAWDIAEPKSRQCENPFEKTLQEINEKIQSLLIENATQKPATIQPTAFYKALADDTRLKTLLIIAVEKEACVCELMTALDEPSQPKVSRHLAQLRKIGILSDRKYHQWVFYSLNPTLPEWMKHIITSTVINEPSFIEQELSRLSTMGERPTRFANLCN from the coding sequence ATGAAAGTGCTATTTTTATGCACTGAGAACTCAGCTCGCTCTCTGATGGCTGAAGTATTACTAAAGCATCATGGCAAAGATCAATACGATGTTTACAGTGCAGGTACAAACCCCAGTTGCGCTGACCCTCGTACTCTCGCAGCTATCGAGCATTTTGGACTGAATAACCAGGGCTTAGCATCAAAACATGTAGATGAATTCGCAAACATGCACTTCGATTATGTGATAACTCTATGCGCAAGCGCGACCAAAGAATGTGACGGCCGCGTCAATGGCATTAACTGCTTTGCCTGGGATATTGCTGAACCCAAATCTCGCCAGTGTGAAAACCCATTTGAAAAAACGTTGCAAGAAATCAACGAGAAAATCCAATCTTTACTAATTGAAAATGCAACACAAAAACCCGCAACTATACAGCCTACGGCATTTTATAAAGCACTCGCTGATGACACTCGCTTAAAAACCTTGCTTATCATTGCCGTTGAAAAAGAAGCTTGTGTATGCGAACTAATGACAGCACTTGACGAGCCCAGCCAACCTAAAGTATCACGACATCTCGCACAGCTCCGTAAAATAGGGATCTTATCAGATAGAAAATACCATCAATGGGTTTTCTATTCTCTTAACCCTACTTTGCCCGAATGGATGAAACACATCATTACATCGACCGTGATCAATGAACCCAGCTTCATAGAACAAGAACTCAGTAGATTAAGCACTATGGGAGAGCGCCCCACTCGCTTTGCAAATTTATGTAACTAA
- the arsB gene encoding ACR3 family arsenite efflux transporter codes for MGIFERYLSIWVAASIVFGVGLGMTSPPLFELIATMTYANVNLVIAVFIWIMIYPMMLQIDFSTIKEVRKNPQGLILTVVINWLVKPFTMAALGWLFFEGLFANYVSPETAQEYIAGMILLGVAPCTAMVFVWSQLTKGDANYTLVQVSVNDVIMIFAFAPIAGLLLGVSDIHVPWNTLFISVLLYVLLPLLAGIITRKKINASGKDETAINTLLAKLKPFSVIGLLATVVLLFGFQANTIIAQPMNIILIAIPLILQTYGIFFIAYFAALKLKLKHNIAAPACLIGTSNFFELAVAVAISLFGLHSGAALATVVGVLVEVPVMLSLVAIVNKTKHWFNPQNTLRGNYANSPI; via the coding sequence GTGGGTATATTTGAACGTTACCTGTCTATTTGGGTTGCTGCCAGTATTGTGTTTGGGGTTGGGCTAGGAATGACTTCCCCCCCTCTATTCGAACTAATCGCTACCATGACTTATGCCAATGTTAACTTGGTCATCGCCGTCTTTATCTGGATCATGATTTACCCCATGATGCTTCAAATTGACTTCTCAACCATCAAAGAAGTCCGTAAAAATCCGCAAGGATTGATCCTTACCGTTGTGATCAATTGGCTAGTGAAGCCATTTACCATGGCAGCGTTAGGCTGGTTATTTTTCGAAGGTCTTTTTGCCAATTATGTTAGTCCAGAAACGGCACAAGAGTATATCGCAGGTATGATTCTACTGGGTGTTGCACCATGTACTGCGATGGTTTTTGTATGGTCCCAGCTCACAAAAGGAGATGCCAACTATACATTAGTACAAGTGTCCGTTAACGACGTCATTATGATCTTCGCCTTTGCGCCCATAGCAGGCTTATTACTCGGTGTATCTGATATCCATGTGCCGTGGAATACGCTCTTTATTTCCGTTTTACTGTATGTTTTACTGCCACTACTAGCAGGCATTATCACTCGAAAAAAGATCAATGCATCAGGAAAAGATGAGACCGCCATTAACACTTTGCTCGCCAAGCTGAAACCTTTTTCGGTGATTGGTTTGTTGGCTACGGTCGTACTTCTATTTGGTTTCCAGGCCAATACTATCATCGCCCAACCAATGAACATTATCTTGATAGCGATTCCACTTATTTTGCAAACCTATGGCATATTTTTTATCGCTTATTTCGCAGCACTCAAACTTAAACTTAAGCACAACATCGCTGCGCCTGCTTGCCTCATCGGCACTTCAAACTTTTTTGAATTGGCCGTCGCTGTTGCAATTTCATTATTTGGATTACATTCAGGTGCCGCGCTTGCCACTGTGGTGGGTGTACTGGTTGAAGTGCCTGTTATGTTGTCTTTGGTCGCAATCGTTAATAAAACCAAACATTGGTTTAATCCACAAAACACTCTAAGAGGCAATTATGCAAACTCACCCATTTGA
- a CDS encoding dual specificity protein phosphatase family protein, giving the protein MQTHPFDKLTLENGGEFIFTPCPGTKDATLKASVGQLKHAGAEAIITLMYDSELQKNNAQNLALECKEQGVTWFQFPLPDDDAPNQDFTDAFNHQFNEVIDIINRKGAVAVHCKGGSGRTGLVIGLLMKRLGYTDSDIITQVQSIRPKALKHPEQVSFFNNF; this is encoded by the coding sequence ATGCAAACTCACCCATTTGATAAACTAACACTGGAAAATGGCGGAGAATTTATATTTACTCCGTGTCCAGGCACAAAAGATGCTACTTTAAAAGCGTCGGTCGGCCAACTGAAACACGCAGGCGCAGAGGCCATCATTACCTTAATGTATGACAGCGAGCTACAAAAGAATAATGCACAAAATCTCGCGTTAGAATGTAAAGAGCAAGGCGTCACTTGGTTTCAATTTCCACTGCCAGATGATGACGCACCTAATCAAGATTTCACCGACGCATTTAATCATCAATTTAATGAAGTTATTGATATCATTAACCGTAAAGGTGCTGTCGCTGTGCACTGTAAAGGCGGCTCTGGCAGAACAGGACTGGTGATTGGCCTATTAATGAAACGGCTAGGATACACAGATTCAGACATCATCACTCAAGTGCAATCGATCAGACCCAAAGCACTCAAACACCCTGAGCAAGTGTCATTTTTCAACAACTTTTAA